The DNA window TTGGCCTGCTCAATAAGGCTCGGTGAATTGAATACCATGATAGAGTCATTTTTATAATACCGTTCGGAATTTTTGATGACATCACTGTTGCTCGGCACCACAGCAACCCTAACCGGAAAACCGGTTTTTTCGCTTTTCAGGGCATTGTTCCACAAAAGCAGGTCAGACTCGGGCATCCATCCGTACGTCTTCACCGATTTCGGGGATACTTTTTTCATCAGCGCATCGGGAATATATTCTGCCACTTTTACCATGCCGTCCTTATGCTTCAGGACCAGCAACGGTTCCATAAAAGTGACTTCCTTATACGATTTCTCATCGCTTTTGTCCAGGTAAGCCGTATTTTTGGCCCGGTCTGAAATAGCAATCCAGGGAACAGACTTCTTAGGAAATCCATTGATCACGGTAGCATTGTCTATCTGACCGTACTGTGAAGGTTCAGGCGTTTTTTTCGCCGGCAGTTTTACCTGGCAACCTGTTACCAGTACTGCTGCACCTATATAATATGCTGCTAAAGGAAGTTTATTTTTCATCCTGATTTTCTTTTATGATGGTGAGGTCCGGAGAAAGCCGGAAGTTTATTATTTGCTTTGGTTGATGTCTACTTTGGTTACACAGTTCTGTGCGTCATCAAAATTTACCTTTACCGTCTGAATGACCTTGTTTTTATCAAACTGAAGGCCCGCACAGTACATATAGAAATTATTCACTTTACTGTCGTTGACTTTCACTACGGTATTTTCATTGTTGCAGAGATAGGTCCTCAGCAGGTAATTATAATGCATATTGAAGCTGTTCCCGTTGGCAATCTGCTGAAGATGGTATTTAAAATCATTATCGATTTTCGCATAGGCATCTTCCACGCTTACTTCCTCATCCATAGAATCGTAGCCGGAGATGATTTTAATGTGGTGCAGAATAGGCTCGATGTTTTCATCAGTATACAGCGTAACCACATAATCACCGGGTTTTTTGTACGAATAAATAGACAGCTTGTCCTTGGAATCTATTCTACCGGTTTCCCCAAACTTCCAGGTGAACTGCTTGGCTTCTGAAATAGCCCGGAACTGCACATTTTCATACTGCATGGCCTGAGAAGGCGCATCTATGGTGGTAGGGGCAACTACGGTATCTTTTGGCTTGGGAACGCTCCTGGCTGAAACCATTACCGGGAAAGACTTGGTGTATTCATTATCAATGATCAGCGTCACCTGATAATAGCCGGGTTTGGAATAAAAATGGATCCCGCTGCTTTTCTCCGAAGAAGTTCCGTCGCCGAAATTCCATCTTTTGGTTTTGGCAAACTGGGTTTTGTCTTCGAACATCAGCGTATCGCCTACCTTTACAGAAGAGGGGTACACTACCCCAACGATATCATCTGCAGAATGGATGACCTTCTTCTGCAGCCATAAGGCGACCAATGCCGCGATCAGCAGGGTGGCAATGACACCGATAATGATGTTTTTTTTGTTCTTTTGGAAGTAATTCATAATATGAGTGTGATGTGTTTTATTGCGTATTCTTGGTTAAATGTTTATTGAGTCCTGGCTTTCAGTGCATTTTCCCTCTCGAACAGCTGGCTTTTCTTTTCCCTGAACCCTATGGAGCATTCTTCAAACTGCTTTTCAAAGCTCTTGATATTTTCAGTTTTACTGGCAATGATTTTCTTATCGTTAAAATACATTTTGTAGAACTTGGCAATCTGTGGATAGGCATCCTTCCGGATATCGGCGATACCGTTATTGTTCTCGTAATAATTGGCAATGTCATTAATGCTGTACATGATGTTGTTTTCCTCAAAAGGCTGCGGCGTCTCATCGCTGAGTCTGTTGATCTGCGAAAAAGTACTGTCCATCAGCTTATACGTAAATTTTTGCTGCTGATCGAACTTGGCTTTTTCTTCAAGGTTCCTTATGGAAATCATGTCTTCATCTGAAAAAGGCGAGTCGAACCCTTTCAGGAAAATGATGCCTAAAAATATCAGGGCTGCAATGAGCATCAGGATCAGGTATACAAACTGATACTGTTTTTCTTTTCTGGATAATGTGATGTGTGCCTGCATAATATCAGATTTATCTTCTTCTTCGGTTTCCGGTGAATTTTCTGGTAGGATCTACTTTAAGCTCCTTATTGGCAATGCCTACTTTCCCCCTGCACTCGCTCAGGTCCCTGAGTGCGGTCTGTTCTTTATAGGATACATTGATGATCTGGTTCTTAAGTGCGAGCATGGGGACAATCTGCTTCATAAGGATGGCGTAATGCTTAAAGTTATCCGCACTGTCTTTCCCCATGATGTTCCGGGCATCCCTGATATTATCGCTGATATAATTCCTGAGGAAGATATCGTTATCTACCCTGTTGATGTCCAGCTGATCCATGCGGTACATGATACTGTCTACATGAATCCTGAGAAGATCGCTCCGGGTAAGCAGCTCATGGTAATCGTCCGCCTGCTTTTTAATACCCTTCTGCTGCACGTCATAGCTTTTGAAAAAGAAAAATACGCTGATGAACGAAACAGCTGCTAATACGGTGAAGGACAAAATGAACTTCAGAATCCCTATCCTGACGTCCGATTGGTTTAGTTTTTTCTCCCTGTTCGAAG is part of the Chryseobacterium camelliae genome and encodes:
- the tssO gene encoding type VI secretion system TssO, which translates into the protein MSSNREKKLNQSDVRIGILKFILSFTVLAAVSFISVFFFFKSYDVQQKGIKKQADDYHELLTRSDLLRIHVDSIMYRMDQLDINRVDNDIFLRNYISDNIRDARNIMGKDSADNFKHYAILMKQIVPMLALKNQIINVSYKEQTALRDLSECRGKVGIANKELKVDPTRKFTGNRRRR
- a CDS encoding PKD domain-containing protein, whose amino-acid sequence is MNYFQKNKKNIIIGVIATLLIAALVALWLQKKVIHSADDIVGVVYPSSVKVGDTLMFEDKTQFAKTKRWNFGDGTSSEKSSGIHFYSKPGYYQVTLIIDNEYTKSFPVMVSARSVPKPKDTVVAPTTIDAPSQAMQYENVQFRAISEAKQFTWKFGETGRIDSKDKLSIYSYKKPGDYVVTLYTDENIEPILHHIKIISGYDSMDEEVSVEDAYAKIDNDFKYHLQQIANGNSFNMHYNYLLRTYLCNNENTVVKVNDSKVNNFYMYCAGLQFDKNKVIQTVKVNFDDAQNCVTKVDINQSK
- a CDS encoding type VI secretion system transmembrane protein TssO, producing the protein MQAHITLSRKEKQYQFVYLILMLIAALIFLGIIFLKGFDSPFSDEDMISIRNLEEKAKFDQQQKFTYKLMDSTFSQINRLSDETPQPFEENNIMYSINDIANYYENNNGIADIRKDAYPQIAKFYKMYFNDKKIIASKTENIKSFEKQFEECSIGFREKKSQLFERENALKARTQ